Proteins from a single region of Streptomyces spectabilis:
- a CDS encoding FHA domain-containing protein, whose protein sequence is MPELVLELNGRSWTLDASRTYTLGRDPQGDIALDDARVSWRHATISWSGRSWVIEDHGSTNGTFVQGQRIHQVEIGPGSAVHLGNATDGPQLVLSGGAPGAAAAAMSAPGAQQQAQHGVPQAQHAPPQQAPGQPGLGHQEAPGWAAQPQHQAPQYQQHQQQMPQQQAWPQPQQHQAPQPQHAQVPPQQGPGAGVGPGGAAGAPPVYGDRSPTTYHQFALGRKMRIGRALENELVVSDLQVSRHHAEFTSTPDGRFELRDLGSHNGTYVNGMPIAKASTVLIGPNDIVGVGHSTFRLVGDRLEEFVDTGDVSFSARHLTVTVDGGKDILKDVSFGVPEKSLIAVIGPSGSGKSTLLKALTGYRPANQGDVLYDNRNLYKQFAELRQRIGLVPQDDILHKELTVNKALKYAAKLRFPADTSDQERQQRIGEVLRELKLDIHKDKKVTSLSGGQRKRVSVALELLTKPSLIFLDEPTSGLDPGMDRDVMQLLRGLADDGRTVLVVTHSVAELALCDKLLVMAPGGSVAYFGPPEEALNFFGYDTWADVFSAFENYRDYDWAGRWKGSQHYQMYAADIDAVAAQSVHMPPPQAIKPPKPQGWGSQLITLIRRYVSVIASDKGFMALMLILPAVLGAVSLLIDPDKGLLPVVNPRTGKIIPNGTATTVLLILAVGACFAGAANSVRELIKERVIYERERATGLSRSAYLMSKVIVLGMITVLQGGLVGAIGFSTREIPEKGLVLGSQVLLELSLPIMALGFTSMMFGLIISALVKTAEKTMPLLVMFAIIQVVFTGCLFILHGTVGVNQFSFLMPSRWAVAAAGATLDFNRISPNPDDPGATDPLWDHEGGAYIMDMAALLALGAFCGFLVARFLRRHEPEVMRK, encoded by the coding sequence GTGCCGGAACTCGTACTGGAATTGAATGGCAGGTCATGGACGCTCGACGCGTCCCGGACCTACACCCTCGGACGCGATCCGCAGGGTGACATCGCGCTCGACGACGCCAGGGTCTCCTGGCGGCACGCGACGATCAGCTGGAGCGGCCGGAGCTGGGTCATCGAGGACCACGGCTCCACCAACGGCACCTTCGTGCAGGGTCAGCGGATCCACCAGGTGGAAATCGGCCCCGGGTCGGCCGTCCATCTGGGCAACGCGACCGACGGGCCGCAGCTCGTCCTCTCCGGCGGCGCACCCGGCGCCGCCGCCGCGGCCATGTCCGCGCCGGGGGCGCAGCAGCAGGCGCAGCACGGGGTGCCGCAGGCGCAGCACGCTCCGCCGCAGCAGGCCCCTGGCCAGCCAGGACTCGGCCATCAGGAGGCTCCGGGCTGGGCGGCGCAGCCGCAGCACCAGGCGCCGCAGTATCAGCAGCACCAGCAGCAGATGCCGCAGCAGCAGGCCTGGCCGCAGCCGCAGCAGCACCAGGCACCGCAGCCGCAGCACGCGCAGGTGCCACCGCAGCAGGGCCCGGGCGCGGGCGTGGGACCCGGTGGCGCGGCGGGGGCCCCGCCGGTCTACGGCGACCGCAGCCCGACGACGTACCACCAGTTCGCGCTTGGCCGAAAGATGCGCATCGGCCGCGCCCTGGAGAACGAGCTGGTGGTCTCCGACCTCCAGGTCTCGCGACACCACGCCGAGTTCACCTCGACGCCCGACGGCCGCTTCGAGCTGCGCGACCTCGGCTCGCACAACGGCACGTACGTCAACGGCATGCCGATCGCGAAGGCGTCGACGGTCCTCATCGGCCCGAACGACATCGTCGGTGTCGGCCACTCGACGTTCCGCCTGGTCGGGGACCGTCTCGAGGAGTTCGTCGACACCGGTGACGTCTCCTTCTCCGCGCGCCATCTGACCGTCACGGTCGACGGCGGCAAGGACATCCTCAAGGACGTCTCCTTCGGCGTCCCGGAGAAGTCGCTGATCGCGGTCATCGGCCCCTCGGGCTCCGGCAAGTCCACCCTGCTCAAGGCGCTGACCGGCTACCGGCCCGCCAACCAGGGCGACGTCCTCTACGACAACCGGAACCTGTACAAGCAGTTCGCCGAGCTGCGGCAGCGCATCGGTCTGGTCCCGCAGGACGACATCCTGCACAAGGAGCTGACCGTCAACAAGGCGCTCAAGTACGCGGCCAAGCTCCGCTTCCCGGCCGACACCAGCGACCAGGAGCGCCAGCAGCGCATAGGCGAGGTGCTGCGCGAGCTGAAGCTCGACATCCACAAGGACAAGAAGGTCACCTCCCTCTCCGGTGGCCAGCGCAAGCGCGTCTCGGTCGCCCTTGAGCTGCTCACCAAGCCGTCGCTGATCTTCCTGGACGAGCCCACGTCGGGCCTCGACCCGGGCATGGACCGCGACGTCATGCAGCTCCTGCGCGGCCTGGCCGACGACGGCCGCACGGTCCTGGTGGTCACGCACTCCGTGGCCGAGCTGGCCCTGTGCGACAAGCTCCTGGTGATGGCGCCGGGCGGCTCGGTGGCGTACTTCGGCCCGCCCGAGGAGGCCCTGAACTTCTTCGGCTACGACACCTGGGCCGATGTGTTCTCCGCGTTCGAGAACTACCGCGACTACGACTGGGCGGGCCGCTGGAAGGGCTCGCAGCACTACCAGATGTACGCCGCGGACATCGACGCCGTCGCCGCGCAGTCCGTACACATGCCGCCGCCGCAGGCGATCAAGCCGCCCAAGCCGCAGGGCTGGGGCTCCCAGCTGATCACGCTGATCCGCCGCTATGTGTCGGTCATCGCGTCCGACAAGGGCTTCATGGCGCTGATGCTGATCCTGCCCGCGGTGCTCGGCGCGGTGAGCCTGCTGATCGACCCGGACAAGGGCCTGCTGCCGGTGGTGAACCCGCGGACCGGCAAGATCATCCCGAACGGCACGGCCACGACGGTCCTCCTGATCCTCGCGGTCGGCGCCTGCTTCGCGGGCGCCGCGAACTCCGTGCGCGAGCTGATCAAGGAGCGGGTGATCTACGAACGCGAGCGCGCGACCGGCCTGTCGCGCTCCGCGTATCTGATGTCCAAGGTGATCGTCCTCGGCATGATCACGGTGCTCCAGGGCGGCCTGGTCGGCGCGATCGGCTTCTCCACCCGTGAGATCCCCGAGAAGGGCCTGGTCCTCGGCAGCCAGGTGCTGCTCGAACTCTCCCTGCCGATCATGGCCCTCGGCTTCACCTCGATGATGTTCGGCCTGATCATCTCGGCCCTGGTGAAGACCGCAGAGAAGACCATGCCGCTGCTGGTCATGTTCGCGATCATCCAGGTCGTGTTCACCGGCTGCCTGTTCATCCTGCACGGCACGGTCGGCGTCAACCAGTTCTCGTTCCTGATGCCGTCGCGCTGGGCGGTCGCCGCCGCCGGCGCCACGCTGGACTTCAACAGGATCAGCCCCAACCCGGACGACCCGGGCGCCACCGATCCGCTGTGGGACCACGAGGGGGGCGCCTACATCATGGACATGGCCGCCCTGCTCGCCCTCGGCGCGTTCTGCGGCTTCCTCGTGGCCCGCTTCCTGCGCCGCCACGAGCCGGAGGTCATGCGCAAGTAG
- a CDS encoding streptophobe family protein — MVSGGYEGGRRSVPWGDVLLSAIAAVSWALIGMAGTAALGLHLLGADAAASLGPMTAAAIALGVGGSITPSGDVSAFGLEGAEATTAIDVAPLGVGLVGAVLLSYFFLRSLRGAGVVISPAELAARAGAVLALFVAMLGGLAWAGHDVITINGEQLGIDKGIDKGIDKGLDDLPGGIGDRIPDGLKDIGGIGDIGGLLPDRLRDLVDAKAAVGFTVDTGATLLGGAIWTVVVLLIALLASRRTPLPPGFQVLHRLLRPAASAFVAVVLMAVVAGLAAAAYAAIGDDHPKRVIGGALLGAPNGVFLGLPVGLFVPFDGEASGVLTQFLPDPVDDLLRDSDKPLTLGRLAELDGRVWLLGVATVVMMLFAGVLTAVRSPLARASAAPGASAEGASGGLAGFIGRCALTLGAVTAVALPLMAWLTRVSADASLSVLGIDAFGGGLELRGNLAMAALLGAAWGAGAGAAGALLARATGAAGGRVAPLALPAQAPPPQVPGPYRQSTPYRPPRAETNPYLRVRDGGPGPDRGPGPGAGGAPPGSGAPTVASPVPPPPDEARRGRRGAREWPTPPPPPPPPPPPPTPPRRRP; from the coding sequence ATGGTGAGCGGCGGGTACGAGGGCGGGCGGCGGAGCGTGCCCTGGGGAGATGTGCTGCTCTCCGCGATCGCGGCGGTCAGCTGGGCATTGATCGGCATGGCGGGCACGGCGGCCCTTGGTCTGCACCTGCTCGGCGCGGACGCCGCGGCGTCGCTCGGGCCGATGACGGCGGCGGCGATCGCCCTGGGCGTCGGCGGCTCCATCACCCCATCCGGTGATGTGTCGGCCTTCGGTCTCGAGGGTGCCGAGGCGACCACGGCCATTGACGTCGCCCCCCTGGGAGTGGGTCTTGTCGGGGCGGTCCTCCTCTCCTACTTCTTTTTACGTTCCTTGCGCGGCGCGGGAGTTGTGATCTCACCCGCCGAACTCGCGGCGCGCGCGGGCGCGGTGCTCGCTCTCTTCGTCGCCATGCTCGGCGGGCTCGCCTGGGCGGGTCACGACGTCATCACGATCAACGGCGAACAGCTGGGCATCGACAAAGGAATTGACAAGGGAATCGACAAAGGGCTCGACGACCTTCCCGGAGGCATCGGCGACAGGATTCCCGACGGCCTCAAGGACATCGGTGGCATCGGGGACATCGGCGGGCTCCTTCCGGACCGCCTGCGCGACCTCGTCGACGCGAAGGCCGCGGTCGGCTTCACCGTCGACACCGGAGCCACGTTGCTCGGTGGCGCGATCTGGACGGTCGTGGTGCTGCTCATCGCGCTGCTCGCGTCCCGCCGGACACCGCTGCCGCCCGGCTTCCAGGTCCTCCACCGGCTGCTGCGGCCCGCGGCGTCCGCCTTCGTCGCGGTCGTCCTGATGGCCGTCGTCGCGGGGCTCGCGGCCGCGGCGTACGCGGCGATCGGCGACGACCACCCGAAGCGGGTCATCGGCGGCGCGCTCCTCGGCGCCCCCAACGGCGTGTTCCTCGGCCTGCCCGTCGGCCTCTTCGTCCCCTTCGACGGCGAGGCCTCGGGCGTCCTCACGCAGTTCCTGCCGGACCCGGTGGACGATCTGCTGCGCGACTCCGACAAGCCCCTGACCCTGGGGCGGCTCGCCGAACTCGACGGGCGGGTGTGGCTGCTCGGGGTCGCGACCGTGGTGATGATGCTGTTCGCGGGGGTCCTCACGGCGGTACGCAGTCCGCTGGCGCGGGCCTCGGCGGCTCCGGGGGCCTCGGCCGAGGGCGCTTCCGGGGGTCTCGCCGGGTTCATCGGGCGCTGCGCCCTGACGCTCGGGGCGGTCACGGCCGTGGCGCTGCCGCTGATGGCCTGGCTGACCAGGGTGTCCGCGGACGCCTCCCTCTCCGTGCTCGGCATCGACGCGTTCGGAGGAGGGCTCGAACTGCGCGGGAACCTGGCGATGGCCGCGCTCCTCGGTGCGGCGTGGGGGGCCGGGGCCGGAGCGGCCGGGGCGCTGCTCGCGCGGGCGACCGGGGCGGCGGGCGGCCGGGTGGCACCACTGGCCCTGCCCGCGCAGGCGCCGCCGCCGCAGGTGCCGGGGCCCTATCGGCAGAGCACGCCGTACCGGCCGCCGCGGGCGGAGACGAACCCGTACCTGCGCGTACGGGACGGGGGGCCCGGCCCGGACAGGGGGCCCGGCCCCGGTGCGGGTGGGGCCCCGCCCGGCAGTGGCGCGCCGACCGTCGCGAGCCCCGTGCCACCGCCGCCGGACGAGGCGAGGCGGGGGCGCCGGGGGGCGCGGGAGTGGCCGACGCCGCCGCCTCCCCCACCGCCACCGCCACCGCCACCGACGCCCCCGAGGCGAAGGCCCTGA
- the serB gene encoding phosphoserine phosphatase SerB: MSASTPPAPPGAAAPSGTPSSAGANADLPTLLVKIFGKDRPGITAGLFDTLAAYSVDVVDIEQVVTRGRIVLCALVTAPPPGLEGDLRATVHSWADSVNLQAEIISGRGDNRPRGLGRSHVTVLGHPLTAESTAAIAASITATGGNIDRIFRLAKYPVTAVEFAVSGTETEPLRTALALEAAALGVDVAVVAAGLHRRAQRLVVMDVDSTLIQDEVIELFAAHAGCEQEVAEVTAAAMRGELDFEQSLHARVALLEGLDASVVDKVRSEVRLTPGARTLIRTLKSLGYQVGVVSGGFTQVTDDLKERLGLDFAHANTLEIADGRLTGKVTGEVVDRAGKARLLRRFAHEAGVPLEQTVAIGDGANDLDMLNAAGLGVAFNAKPMVREAAHTAVNVPFLDTVLYLLGVTREEVEAADMHLDHE; encoded by the coding sequence ATGAGTGCCTCCACGCCCCCCGCGCCCCCGGGCGCCGCCGCTCCGTCCGGCACCCCCTCGTCGGCCGGTGCCAACGCTGATCTCCCCACGCTGCTCGTCAAGATCTTCGGCAAGGACCGCCCGGGCATCACCGCCGGCCTCTTCGACACGCTCGCCGCGTACTCCGTGGACGTCGTCGACATCGAGCAGGTCGTGACCCGGGGCCGCATAGTGCTGTGCGCGCTGGTCACCGCGCCTCCACCCGGCCTCGAAGGGGATCTGCGAGCCACCGTCCACTCGTGGGCGGACTCCGTGAATCTGCAGGCCGAGATCATCTCGGGCCGGGGCGACAACCGCCCGCGCGGCCTGGGCCGGTCCCATGTGACGGTGCTCGGCCACCCGCTCACCGCCGAGTCGACCGCCGCGATCGCCGCGAGCATCACAGCGACCGGCGGGAACATCGACCGCATCTTCCGGCTCGCCAAGTACCCGGTCACGGCCGTGGAGTTCGCGGTGTCCGGCACGGAGACCGAGCCCCTGCGCACGGCGCTCGCGCTGGAGGCCGCGGCGCTCGGTGTCGACGTCGCGGTCGTCGCCGCGGGTCTGCACCGCCGCGCGCAGCGCCTGGTCGTGATGGACGTCGACTCGACGCTGATCCAGGACGAAGTGATCGAGCTGTTCGCCGCGCACGCGGGCTGCGAGCAGGAGGTCGCGGAGGTGACGGCGGCCGCGATGCGCGGCGAGCTGGACTTCGAGCAGTCGCTGCACGCGCGCGTCGCCCTCCTCGAAGGCCTCGACGCCTCGGTGGTCGACAAGGTCCGCTCGGAGGTGCGGCTCACTCCGGGCGCGCGCACGCTCATCCGCACCCTCAAGAGCCTCGGCTACCAGGTCGGTGTGGTCTCCGGCGGCTTCACCCAGGTCACCGACGATCTGAAGGAACGTCTCGGTCTGGACTTCGCCCACGCCAACACCCTGGAGATCGCCGACGGCAGGCTCACGGGCAAGGTGACCGGCGAGGTCGTGGACCGCGCGGGCAAGGCCCGGCTGCTGCGCCGCTTCGCCCACGAGGCGGGCGTCCCGCTGGAGCAGACGGTCGCGATCGGTGACGGCGCGAACGACCTCGACATGCTCAACGCCGCCGGTCTCGGCGTCGCGTTCAACGCCAAGCCGATGGTCCGCGAGGCCGCCCACACGGCCGTCAACGTGCCGTTCCTCGACACCGTCCTGTATCTGCTGGGCGTCACCCGCGAAGAGGTCGAGGCCGCGGACATGCATCTGGACCACGAGTAG
- a CDS encoding SixA phosphatase family protein, which yields MSVAEPRRIVLFRHAKADWPQVSDHERPLAERGRKDAPVAGRKLAETGIAFDLALCSTAARTRETWKLAVQELPQRPRTVYEDRVYEASPGELIAVLNETPDDMRDLILIGHNPGVHGLADVLAGEAEGDAQVRMNRRGFPTSAFAVLTYTGSWKGLEPGTATLVDYWAPSE from the coding sequence ATGAGCGTCGCAGAACCCCGCAGGATTGTCCTTTTCCGGCATGCGAAGGCCGACTGGCCCCAGGTGTCCGACCACGAGCGGCCGCTCGCCGAGCGCGGTCGCAAGGACGCCCCCGTCGCCGGCCGCAAACTCGCCGAGACCGGAATCGCCTTCGACCTGGCCCTGTGCTCGACCGCCGCCAGGACCCGCGAGACCTGGAAGCTCGCCGTCCAGGAACTCCCGCAGCGTCCCCGGACGGTGTACGAGGACCGGGTCTATGAAGCCTCCCCCGGAGAGCTGATCGCCGTGCTCAACGAAACCCCGGACGACATGCGCGACCTGATCCTCATCGGGCACAACCCCGGCGTCCACGGCCTCGCCGACGTCCTGGCCGGAGAGGCCGAGGGCGACGCCCAGGTGCGGATGAACCGCCGCGGCTTCCCGACGTCGGCGTTCGCCGTCCTGACGTACACCGGCTCGTGGAAGGGGCTCGAGCCCGGCACGGCGACCCTGGTGGACTACTGGGCACCGTCCGAATAG
- a CDS encoding SGM_5486 family transporter-associated protein, with translation MPVLDPNPQNGQKKLLIVLGAMLAITVIIGIIASIASP, from the coding sequence ATGCCAGTGCTCGACCCGAACCCCCAGAACGGCCAGAAGAAGCTCCTCATCGTGCTCGGCGCGATGCTGGCCATTACCGTGATCATCGGGATCATCGCGTCCATCGCCTCGCCCTGA
- a CDS encoding CynX/NimT family MFS transporter — MVSEEADTTRGTMTPPPPRGPAGAAVRQAATAASPAGANGGEAARDAAHAPVEPGGTTATRAWATRLVIVGIVLAALNLRPAITSLGALLEEVRDGLGMSGTLAGLLTSVPPLCFALFGSQAPRLARRFGSGAVVCAGMVAIATGLLIRPFIGGTAGFLAATAFALMGIAVSNVLMPVIVKRWFPDRVGSMTGLYSMALALGTSLAAAVTVPMTDALGGSWRTGLAVWAALAVVAVVPWLPLVREGRTGTGAAERVPAAVRREDDALRITHSRTAWALACFFGLQATAAYITMGWLPQIFRDAGVPASEAGVLLAVTMAMGVPLAFVIPRVATRLPHQGPVVIVLGACGLAGYAGLYLAPAGGAWAWALLCGISNCAFPLALTMVGMRAKSSAGVAKLSAFAQSTGYLISIPGPLLVGVLYQHSGGWGLPLALMAGLMVPQIAVGFLAGRDRTIEDEVAARAAA; from the coding sequence ATGGTCAGTGAGGAAGCGGATACGACACGCGGAACGATGACACCACCGCCACCGCGGGGCCCGGCCGGGGCCGCCGTGCGGCAGGCGGCCACAGCGGCGAGCCCTGCGGGTGCGAACGGCGGTGAGGCGGCGCGCGACGCCGCGCACGCGCCGGTCGAGCCGGGCGGAACGACCGCTACGCGCGCGTGGGCGACGCGGCTGGTCATCGTCGGCATCGTCCTCGCGGCCCTCAACCTCCGGCCCGCCATCACCAGCCTCGGCGCGCTCCTCGAAGAGGTGCGGGACGGGCTCGGCATGAGCGGCACCCTCGCGGGCCTCCTGACCTCCGTGCCGCCGCTGTGCTTCGCGCTCTTCGGCAGCCAGGCCCCGCGCCTGGCCCGGCGCTTCGGCTCCGGAGCCGTGGTCTGCGCGGGCATGGTCGCGATAGCCACCGGCCTGCTGATCCGCCCCTTCATCGGCGGGACCGCGGGCTTCCTGGCCGCCACCGCGTTCGCCCTCATGGGCATCGCCGTGAGCAACGTCCTGATGCCCGTCATCGTCAAGCGCTGGTTCCCCGACCGCGTCGGCTCGATGACGGGGCTCTACTCGATGGCCCTCGCGCTCGGCACCTCCCTGGCCGCCGCGGTCACCGTGCCGATGACCGACGCGCTCGGCGGCAGCTGGCGCACCGGGCTCGCCGTGTGGGCGGCCCTCGCGGTGGTCGCCGTCGTGCCGTGGCTGCCGCTGGTGCGCGAAGGGCGCACCGGGACGGGTGCCGCCGAACGGGTCCCGGCCGCCGTCCGGCGCGAGGACGACGCGCTACGCATCACCCACAGCCGTACGGCATGGGCCCTCGCCTGCTTCTTCGGACTCCAGGCCACCGCCGCGTACATCACCATGGGCTGGCTGCCGCAGATCTTCCGGGACGCGGGCGTGCCCGCGAGCGAGGCCGGGGTGCTGCTCGCCGTCACGATGGCCATGGGCGTGCCGCTCGCCTTCGTGATCCCGCGCGTGGCGACCCGCCTTCCCCACCAGGGCCCCGTCGTGATCGTCCTCGGCGCCTGCGGTCTCGCCGGGTACGCGGGCCTGTACCTCGCCCCTGCGGGCGGCGCCTGGGCCTGGGCGCTGTTGTGCGGCATCTCCAACTGCGCCTTCCCGCTCGCGCTCACCATGGTCGGCATGCGCGCCAAGAGCAGCGCGGGCGTCGCCAAGCTCTCCGCCTTCGCACAGAGCACCGGCTATCTGATCTCGATTCCGGGCCCGCTCCTCGTGGGCGTGCTCTACCAGCACAGCGGGGGCTGGGGCCTGCCGCTCGCGCTCATGGCGGGCCTGATGGTGCCGCAGATCGCGGTCGGCTTCCTGGCGGGCCGCGACCGCACCATCGAGGACGAGGTGGCGGCGCGGGCGGCGGCCTGA
- a CDS encoding FadR/GntR family transcriptional regulator has protein sequence MPLTTPRRSALSEQVIAALRTQISSGEWPVGSRIPTEPELVEQLGVARNTVREAVRALAHNGLLDIRQGSGTYVVATSELAGVMQRRFADADPRHIAELRATLESSAAKLAAERRTERDLKQLDTLLARREEAWASGVAEAFVAADATLHMAVVAASHNDVLIALYADLGEVLRDWLREDIGEELTPAAYMDHGRLVEAIRARDADAAAAEAASYPYLCHPERLTADRAPR, from the coding sequence ATGCCGCTGACCACACCGCGCCGCTCAGCGCTGTCCGAGCAGGTCATCGCCGCTCTGCGCACGCAGATCTCGTCGGGCGAGTGGCCGGTCGGCTCCCGCATCCCCACCGAGCCCGAGCTGGTCGAGCAGCTCGGCGTGGCCCGGAACACGGTCCGCGAGGCGGTGCGCGCCCTCGCCCACAACGGCCTGCTGGACATCCGGCAGGGCTCGGGCACGTACGTGGTCGCGACCAGCGAGCTGGCGGGCGTGATGCAGCGCAGGTTCGCCGACGCCGATCCGCGGCACATCGCGGAGCTGCGCGCCACGCTGGAGTCGAGCGCAGCGAAGCTCGCCGCCGAGCGCCGCACGGAGCGTGACCTCAAGCAGTTGGACACCCTCCTTGCGCGCCGCGAGGAGGCCTGGGCGTCGGGCGTCGCGGAGGCGTTCGTGGCGGCCGACGCGACCCTGCACATGGCGGTGGTGGCCGCGTCCCACAACGACGTCCTGATCGCCCTGTACGCGGACCTGGGCGAGGTGCTGCGGGACTGGCTGCGCGAGGACATCGGCGAGGAGCTGACCCCGGCGGCGTACATGGACCACGGCCGTCTGGTCGAGGCGATCCGCGCGCGGGACGCGGACGCGGCGGCCGCCGAGGCGGCCAGCTACCCCTACCTGTGCCACCCGGAGCGGCTCACCGCCGACCGGGCGCCCCGGTGA
- the fabI gene encoding enoyl-ACP reductase FabI, with product MSGILDGKRILITGVLMESSIAFHAAKVAQEQGAEVILTAFPRPTLTERIAKKLPKPAKVIELDVTNEEHLGRLEGMVREELGGLDGVVHSIGFAPQDALGGNFLNTPFESVATAMHVSAFSLKSLTMALLPLMPEEEGGAVVGLTFDAQFAWPQYDWMGPAKAALEATNRYLARDLGPRNIRCNLVSAGPIGSMAAKSIPGFGELAKVWDSRSPLQWDMADPEPAGRGIVALLSDFFPKTTGEIIHVDGGVHMMGA from the coding sequence ATGAGCGGAATTCTCGACGGCAAGCGGATCCTGATCACGGGTGTGCTGATGGAGTCCTCCATCGCCTTCCACGCTGCCAAGGTCGCGCAGGAGCAGGGTGCCGAGGTCATCCTGACCGCCTTCCCGCGGCCCACGCTCACCGAGCGCATCGCCAAGAAGCTGCCCAAGCCCGCCAAGGTCATCGAGCTCGACGTCACCAACGAGGAGCACCTGGGCCGCCTGGAGGGCATGGTCCGCGAGGAGCTGGGCGGCCTCGACGGCGTCGTGCACTCCATCGGCTTCGCCCCGCAGGACGCGCTCGGCGGCAACTTCCTGAACACGCCGTTCGAGTCGGTGGCCACGGCCATGCACGTCTCGGCGTTCTCCCTGAAGTCGCTGACCATGGCCCTGCTGCCGCTGATGCCCGAGGAGGAGGGCGGCGCGGTCGTCGGCCTGACCTTCGACGCGCAGTTCGCCTGGCCGCAGTACGACTGGATGGGCCCGGCCAAGGCCGCCCTGGAGGCCACCAACCGCTATCTGGCGCGTGACCTGGGCCCGCGGAACATCCGCTGCAACCTCGTCTCCGCCGGACCCATCGGCTCCATGGCCGCCAAGTCCATCCCGGGCTTCGGCGAGCTCGCCAAGGTCTGGGACAGCCGCTCCCCGCTCCAGTGGGACATGGCCGACCCCGAGCCCGCGGGCCGCGGCATCGTCGCGCTGCTCTCGGACTTCTTCCCGAAGACCACGGGCGAGATCATCCACGTCGACGGCGGCGTGCACATGATGGGTGCCTGA
- the fabG gene encoding 3-oxoacyl-[acyl-carrier-protein] reductase, translating into MSRSVLVTGGNRGIGLAIARAFADAGDKVAITYRSGEPPKDLTGAGVLAVKCDITDAEQVEQAYKEIEEKHGPVEVLVANAGITKDQLLMRMSEDDFTSVLDTNLTGTFRVVKRANRGMLRAKKGRVVLISSVVGLYGSAGQANYAASKAGLVGFARSLARELGSRNITFNVVAPGFVDTDMTQALTDEQRAGIVAQVPLGRYAQPEEIAATVRFLTSDDASYITGAVIPVDGGLGMGH; encoded by the coding sequence TTGAGCCGCTCGGTTCTCGTCACCGGAGGAAACCGGGGCATCGGCCTCGCCATCGCCCGCGCGTTCGCCGACGCCGGCGACAAGGTGGCGATCACCTACCGCTCGGGTGAGCCGCCCAAGGACCTCACCGGTGCCGGTGTGCTCGCCGTCAAGTGCGACATCACCGACGCCGAGCAGGTGGAGCAGGCCTACAAGGAGATCGAGGAGAAGCACGGCCCGGTCGAGGTCCTCGTCGCGAACGCGGGCATCACCAAGGACCAGCTTCTGATGCGCATGTCCGAGGACGACTTCACGTCCGTCCTCGACACCAACCTCACCGGCACCTTCCGCGTCGTGAAGCGGGCCAACCGGGGCATGCTGCGCGCCAAGAAGGGCCGCGTCGTCCTCATCTCCTCCGTCGTCGGGCTCTACGGCTCGGCCGGCCAGGCGAACTACGCCGCGTCCAAGGCGGGCCTGGTCGGCTTCGCGCGCTCGCTCGCCCGTGAGCTGGGGTCACGCAACATCACCTTCAACGTCGTCGCGCCCGGTTTTGTCGACACCGACATGACCCAGGCGCTCACGGACGAGCAGCGCGCGGGCATCGTGGCGCAGGTGCCGCTCGGCCGTTACGCGCAGCCCGAGGAGATCGCCGCCACGGTGCGGTTCCTCACCTCGGACGACGCCTCGTACATCACTGGAGCCGTCATCCCCGTTGACGGCGGATTGGGCATGGGTCACTGA